In Corynebacterium aquatimens, one genomic interval encodes:
- a CDS encoding FecCD family ABC transporter permease yields the protein MRVPRRVFWVNLIAAGSCLVFGLFALTLGDYPLSVGDVVRAITGEHADPLARYFVQDLRAPRVLAALLVGAALGLSGAIFQSITKNPLGSPDLTGFTTGAATGAVSAIIIFQATPVGVSLGAVVGGFVTGALVYSLSRSRGVTGIRFVLIGVGVSFFLRGVNSLLVVRTSLDRAQQSQLWLAGSFNAVGWNSVAALGAVLAVSIPVGVALSRPMAVMMTCDELATSLGVPVSHRRAQLLALGVILTAVAVAAAGPISFVALAAPQIAKFLARESVTSFGSSVLVGALLVLVSDVVAQRIIAPAQLPVGVVTGVMGGFYLIGLLIYMGRKQK from the coding sequence GTGAGGGTCCCCCGCCGTGTTTTCTGGGTCAACCTTATTGCCGCCGGATCATGCCTGGTGTTCGGTCTGTTCGCGTTGACACTCGGCGATTACCCGCTGAGTGTGGGCGATGTTGTGCGCGCCATCACCGGGGAGCACGCGGATCCGCTGGCGCGCTACTTCGTCCAGGATTTGCGTGCCCCCCGTGTTCTTGCGGCTCTGCTCGTGGGCGCCGCTTTAGGTCTGTCCGGCGCGATTTTCCAGTCCATCACCAAGAACCCGCTGGGAAGCCCCGACCTCACCGGCTTTACCACCGGGGCAGCGACAGGAGCAGTCAGCGCCATCATCATTTTCCAGGCGACACCGGTTGGAGTCTCCCTCGGTGCGGTGGTCGGCGGGTTTGTCACCGGTGCACTCGTTTACTCGCTCTCTCGCTCCCGCGGTGTCACCGGTATTCGCTTCGTGCTCATCGGAGTGGGGGTCTCCTTCTTCCTTCGGGGTGTAAACAGCTTGCTGGTGGTGCGCACGTCGCTGGATAGAGCGCAACAGTCACAGTTGTGGCTCGCGGGGTCATTTAACGCTGTCGGCTGGAACAGTGTGGCAGCACTTGGTGCCGTTCTTGCCGTGAGTATCCCGGTCGGCGTGGCCCTGTCGCGGCCCATGGCTGTCATGATGACGTGCGACGAGCTCGCCACATCGCTGGGGGTTCCAGTGTCACACCGCCGCGCGCAACTCCTCGCCCTCGGCGTCATCCTCACCGCCGTTGCCGTGGCGGCGGCGGGCCCAATCTCTTTCGTGGCGCTTGCGGCACCGCAGATCGCCAAGTTTCTCGCGCGTGAATCAGTAACCAGCTTCGGATCCTCGGTACTGGTCGGTGCACTCCTCGTCCTCGTGTCTGACGTCGTTGCCCAGCGCATCATTGCTCCCGCCCAGCTGCCCGTGGGCGTGGTCACCGGGGTGATGGGCGGGTTTTACCTCATCGGGCTGCTCATCTACATGGGAAGGAAGCAGAAATGA